The Acidobacteriota bacterium genome segment TGTTAATCCGTCCGGCCAGATGAGTCAAGGCGCGCCGGCCGGCTCCCTCAGGACCTTGACATCCCCATCGGGCCAGGAATATCCTCAATTCGCGCCGCGGCCGGGTCCCCGGATCGAGCGGCGCGAAACGATGGCTCAAAGTCACAAGGGGGGAATCATGCGGCGCTTGATGCTCGTTCTGGCGGCGGTCGTTATTCTGTCGGCGGGGGCCGCTCCGGCGGCGGACGAGACCCCGGTCCTGGCCAAGGCGCCGACCCTAAGCCGGACGGCGGTCGTTTTCGAGTACGGCGGGTACCTCTGGAGCGTTCCCCGCGAGGGCGGGCCGGCCCGGCAGCTCACGACAGGCGGCCATGAGGGCTTCCCGTTCTTCTCGCCGGACGGCCGGTGGATCGCGTTCTCGGGGACGTACGACGGCAACGCCGAGGTCTACGTGATGCCCGCCGCCGGCGGCGTGCCCAGGCGGCTGACCTGGCATCCCGACATGGACATCGTCGATGGCTGGACGCCCGACGGCAAGAGCGTCCTCTTCAAGTCGCCGCGCGAGGCCTACGCCGATCTCGATCGGCTCTACACCGTGCCCATCGAGGGCGGCCCGGCCGCGGCGCTGCCGATGTGGCGCGGCGAGGACGCCTGCTTTTCGCCGGACGGGACGCGCATCGCTTACGTGCCCAACACGGTCTGGCAGACCTCCTGGAAGCGCTACCACGGCGGGCAGACGACGCCCATCTACATCGTCCGGCTGAGCGATCTCGCGCTCGAGAAGCTGCCGCGGGAGAACTCCAACGATTCGCGGCCGGCGTGGTACGGAGACAAGGTCTATTTCCTGTCCGACCGGAACGGGCCGAAGACGCTCTTCGCCTACGACACGAAGACGAAGGCCGTCACCCAGGTCCTCGAGAACGCGGGCCTCGACCTGAAGTCGGTCTCGGCCGGGCCCGACGCCCTGGTCTACGAGCAGTTCGGCGGCATCTTCGTGTTCGACCCGGCTTCGGGGAGTTCGCGGCGCGTTCGGATCGAAATCGCCGGCGACCTGCCCGCGACCCGGGCGCATTACGATAAAGTGACGGGCCGGATCCAGAACGCGGACATCTCGCCGTCGGGCGCCAGGGCCGTATTCGAAGCGCGCGGCGAGATCCTATCCGTCCCCGCCGAAAAAGGGGACTTCCGCAACCTGACCAGGACGACGGCCGTGGCCGAGCGCGATCCGGCCTGGTCGCCGGATGGGAAGTCCATCGCCTTCTTTTCCGACGAGTCCGGGGAATACGCGCTCCATATCGTCGATCAATCCGGGCTCGGCCCGGCGAGGCGGATCGGCCTGGGCGAGCCGCCGTCATATTTCTACAAGCCGATCTGGTCGCCCGACGGCAGGAAGATCGCCTGCACGGACAAGCGGCTCAACCTCTGGTACGTTGACGTCGACAAGGGGACGCCGGTCAAGGTCGCCACCGACCGGTTCGACGATCCGTCGTCGGCCATGAACCCGGCCTGGTCGCCCGACAGCCAGTGGCTGACCTACACCAAGGAGCTCGAGAACCATTTCCACGCCGTGTTCGTCTATGCCCTGGCGAGCGGGAAGGAATGGCGGATCACGGACGGCATCAGCGATGTCCGCTATCCCGCCTTCGACAAGGGCGGCAAGTACCTGGTCTTTGCCGTCAGCACGGACGTCGGGCTGTCGGTTGGCTGGCTCGATCTTTCGAGCTATCAACACCCTATGCTGCGGAGCGTATACGCCGCGGTCCTGAAGAAGGGCGATCCGTCGCCCGTGCCGCCGGAGAGCGATGAGGAAAAGGTCGAGCCGGCGAAGAAAGAGGACGAGGGCCCGGCCAAGGGCGCCGGCGCGGACAAGGGACAGGCGGCCAAGGGCAAGGAGGCGCCGGCCGAGGGGCCGGCCAAGGTCGCCATCGACTTCGACGGCCTCGGGCAGAGGATCGTCGCCCTGCCCATCCCGGCCGCGAACTACGTCGGCCTGAGCGCCGGAAAGGCCGGAACGCTGTTCCTGGCGGAGATCCCGGACGTGCCGCGCTTCGATGCGCCGGGGACCGCGTCCATCTCGAAGTTCGACCTGACGACGAGGAAGACGGAGCCGTTCGTCGCGGGCGTCGGAACGTTCGTCGTTTCCGCAAACGGCGAAAAGGCGCTATATTCCCAGGGCCCGGTCTGGGCCATCACGGGGACGGGGGGTCCGGCGAAGCCGGGCGAAGGCGCCCTCAAGCTGGACCAGGCGGAGGTCTACGTCGATCCGCGGGCCGAATGGGCCCAGATGTATCATGAGGTCTGGCGGATCGAGCGGGACTTTCTCTACGACCCGAACCTCCACGGGCTGGACCTGAAGGCCGCGGAAGCCGGGTACGCGCCGTATCTCCAGGCGGTCGGCGGCCGGGAGGACCTGAACTACCTGTTCGACGAGATGCTCGGCGAGATCACGGTCGGGCACATGTTCATCGGCGGCGGCGATTCTCCGCAGCCCAGGCGTGTCGCCGGCGGGCTCCTCGGGGCGGATTACCGCGTCGAGAACGGGCGCTTCCGCTTCGCCCGGGTGTACAACGGCGAGAACTGGAACCCCGACCTGCGGGCGCCGCTCACCCAGCCGGGCGTGGACGTCAAGGCGGGGGAGTACCTCATCGAGGCGAACGGCCGGGACGTCCGCCCGCAGATCGAGGTCTACGGCTACTTCGAGAACACGGCCGGCAAGCAGATCACGATCAAGGTCGGGCCGTCCCCGGACGGCAAGGACGCGCGTTCGCTGACCGTCGTGCCGGTCGCGAGCGAGTTCGCCCTGCGCAACCGCGCCTGGGAAGAAGACAACCGCCGCAAGGTCGACGAGCTGAGCGGCGGGAAGCTGGCCTACGTTCACGTGCCCGATACGGCCGCCGGGGGCTATGTGAACTTCAACAGGTTCTATTTCGCCCAGGTCGACAAGCAGGGAGCGATCATCGACGAGCGGTACAACCACGGCGGCCAGATCGCGGATTACATCGTCGACATGCTGAAGCGGCCGCTGCGCAACGCGGCCGTCACCCGCGAGGGGGAGAAGCTCACGTCGCCGGCGGCCCAGATCTACGGGCCCAAGACGATGATCATCAACGAGATGTCCGGCTCTGGCGGCGACGCGCTGCCGTGGATGTTCCGCCAGGACAGGATCGGGCCGCTCGTGGGGATGCGGACCTGGGGCGGCCTGGTCGGCATCTGGAACTATCCGCCGCTCATGGACGGCGGGTCGGTCACGGCCCCGCGCGGCGCCATCTACGGGCTGAACGGCGATTGGGAAGTCGAGAACCGCGGCATCGCGCCCGATATCGAGGTCGAGAACGACCCGGCCTCGGTCGCGGCCGGACGCGACCCGCAGCTCGAGAAGGCGGTGGCGGTCACGCTCGAAGCCCTGGCAAAGAACCCCGTGGTCATCCCGGGGCCGCCGCCCTACCCGAATTACCACAAGAAGAAATAGCGGTTTGACATCCCCGGCCGGCCGGGGGTAGGATTATGGACATAAAGAAAAGGGGCCTCTTTTCCTGTCCGAAGACCGCGATCTTCTCAAGGAGGAGGAAATGAACTGGAAACGCTTTTGGCTGGCAAGCGCGGCGGCCTTCGCCGCCGTCGAGGCGATCGGTCTCCTGGTCGACACCGTCTTCATGAAGCAGGATTATGAGTCGCTGAGGAGCCTGTGGCGGCCGAACATGATGTCCAGGCTCTGGGTGACGTACGTCGTCGGAGCGATGGCGGCGCTGCTGTTCACCTATATCTTCGTCAAAGGCCGGGAAGGCAAGGGGATCCTCGAAGGCGTGCGCTACGGGATCATCATCTGGCTGTTCGTCAGCGTGCCGATGGGCGTGTCCACCTGGGTGACCTTCCCGATCGGATATCGGATCATCCTGAAGGGATTGATCTTCGGACTGTTGGAGATGCTGGCCGCGGGGGTCCTGGTGGCCGTCATCTACAAGCCTAAAGCGCCCGTCAAGGCCTAGGGAACAGATCGTCCCGTCCGGTCCATCCTACCCGGCCTCGCCGGCTGGGGGCGGGCCTACCTGATGTCCCGGAAGATCCTGACGAACGAGACGACGGCGAAGACGAGCGACGCCGCATAGCCTAGAAGGCCAAGCAGGGAGAAGCCCCGGACCAGGGGGGGCAGGTTGCTCCGGACGACGAGGGCCGAGGCGACGAGGACGCCGGCTACGAGGACGCCCGCGGCCAGGCGGCTGCTGGCCTTCTTGATCCCGAGGTTGATCTCTTCCAGGCCCCGGTGGTCGACCTTCAGCTCGGCCTTCCCATTGACGATACGATAAAGGAACCGCATCAGATCGCCGGGGAACGATTTCATCATCCAGAAGTTCTTCCGGAAGAATTCGCCTATGTCCTTGACGACCTCGGTCGGCTTGAACTCCTTCTCCAGGGCTTGCCGGGCATAGGGCATCAGGCTCCGGGCGGGATTGAATCCCGGCTCGAGCTGCCGGCCGACGCCCTCGAGGATGATGAGGCAGCGTACGAGCAGGATGAAGTCCGAAGGCATCCGGACCCGATGCTTCTGGATCAGGCCGATAAACGTGGTGAGGCCGGCCGCCAGGTCGATATGATCAAGATCGGCGCCGTAATATCGGTCGAAGAGATCGTCCAGATCCTCCTTGAACGCCCTCAGATCGGCGTCCTCGGGGACCATGTCCCCGTCCCGGAGGACGGAGACGAGATCCGGGACGTCGCGGTAGGCGACCGCGATCAGGACCCGGTCGAGCAGGCCGCGCGCTTCCGGGTCGAGAACGCCGACCATTCCCACGTCGATGAAGCAGACGACATCGTCCTTCATGATGATCAGGTTGCCCTTGTGGGGATCCGCGTGGAAGAAGCCGTCCTCGAAGATCTGCTTGAAGACGGCCCGGACGCCCCGCTCCGCGACCCGGCGCCGGTCGTGCGCGGTGTCGCTGCGCAGCAGCGAGTCGATCCCGGCCCCGTGGATGTACTCGAGGGTCAAGACGTCCCGGCCCGAGTGCTCCCGGTAGACCCTCGGGAAATAGACCCCGGGATCGCCGGCGAAGTTCTTCCGGAATCGCTCGTAGTTGTCGGCCTCCAGCCGGAAATCTATCTCCTTCTCGATCGACCGCTCGAACTCGGCGACCAGGCCGGGCAGATCGTATCTTCGGAGCTCGGGGAAATGCTTGTCCAGGAGGCGGGCCAGCAGGCGCATCAGATCCAGGTCCCCCCGGATGGCCTTTTCCAGGCCCGGCCGCTGGACCTTGACGGCCACCCTTTCTCCCGAGGCCAGACGGGCGTGATGGACCTGGGACAGTGACGCGGCGGCAAAGGGAACCGGGTCGAACTCCGGAAAAGCCGCCTTCACCGGCTTCTTGAGCGTCCGGGCGATGATCTTTTCCGCCTGGGCGGAGGGGAAGGTCTCGGCCCTTTCCTGGAGCTTCTCCAGCTCCTGGATGATGTCCCGGGGAAGGATGTCCGGATGGCAGCTCAGGGCCTGCCCGAGCTTGACATAGGTCGGGCCGAGCTCCTCGAGGATGGCCCTGACCTTCTGTCCCAGGGAAAGAGGGCTCCGACCCCTTTTGGCGAAAAGCCTTTTCGGCAGTCTCAGCTTTTCGGCGACCTCCCGCAGGCCGTACTTGGACAGAACGAGGCCTATATCCTTCAGGCGGACGAAGGTTTCCTCCCCGGCGAACGAAAATCCCCCCATGGCCCGAGTATAGTGGTTTGGGCGGATGGTTTCAACCGCCTTGACATCGTCGCCACGGGCCCTTATAAAGAGAATGAAACCAAGGTCCGGGGGGACCGGCCGGGAGAACGAATATGGGAATTCCTCGCGTTGTGGCCCTCGTCGTCTGCATCGTCGCGGCGGCCGCCTGCGCCGGCCGTCCGGCTCCGTCCGCGCCGGGCGGCGCAGCGGGCCAACCGGTCTTCGAGCGGGCCCTTGACCAGGGCGTGCTGTTCCTGGCCCGGGGCGAATATGGCAAGGCCGCGGCCGCGTTCCGGACGGCCGTGGAGGCCAGGCCCGATTCGGCCAAGGCCCGCAATTACCTGGGGCTCTGCTATTTCCATGACAAGGACTATGCCCTGGCCAGGGAGCAATTCGAAAAAGCGATAGCCGCGGACGCGTCGTTCGCCACGGCCTACAACAACCTGGCCGGGGTCTGCTCCATCAAGAACGAGTTCGCCCGGGCCGCAGAGCTTTACAAAAAGGCTCTGGCGATCTCGCCGGACATGGTGTCCGCCAACTACAACCTGGGCGTCCTGCTCTGCAACATCGGCCGCGCCAAAGAGGGGTTCGGGTATATCTCCCGCGGCATCGCCCTCGACCCGGATTACCTGGAGAAGAACGCGGAGATGACCGCGGCCTTCTCTTCCCGGTCCGGCGACATGAAGGAAGCCTACTTCGCCTATGCCAGGGCCTACGCGGCCGCCGGCGACATCGGCAAAACCGTGGAATACCTGAACAAGGCCCGGGACGCCGGCTTCACCGACTGGTCGAGGATCCTCCGCGACCAGGAGTTCGTGAAGGTCCTCGGCGACCCGAGGATCAAGAGCTTCGTCAGGGGCCCGGGCCTCTGAGCGCGGGTCAAAGCCCGAATCTCTTTTTGAGCTCGGCGTCGATCTCCGCGGCCGCCTTCCGGCCGAGGCCCTTGGCTTCGGCCGGGCTCTTGGCCCCCTCGCCGCCGCCGGCGGGAGCGGCCGGACGCGCTTTCGTGACCGCGAGGAAGCCGGAAGGCCTGACGGCCGCGCCATGGGCCCGGCAGTTGTTGCCGACGTAGTTGTCGTCCGAGACCACGGTGACGTCGGCCTTCCGGCCCTTGAATTCCCGGACCAGGCGGACGATCTCGGCGTCGCCGCCGTGGGCGGTGAGCGAATAAACGCAGCGGATCCCGGCGATCCGCTCGCCGCGGCCGCCCGAATGCTCGAACGCGCCGTCGAAGACGATCACGCACTCGACCCCTGGGTGCTTCCGGCTCCAGCCGGAAACGCGAAGGGCCAGCTGATTGCGGGCGTTCTGGAGCCCGCCGTCCAGGCCGGCTTCGAGATCGGGCAGGCGATGGATGATGTTGTACCCGTCGACGAGAAGGAGGCGGCCGGCGGGCATCAGGCGGCTCCCCCGGTCCGGCCCCGGGCCAGCGCGTCGAGGAACCGCAGTCTCGATGCCGCGTCGGCGGGGATGTCCGCGTGAAGCTCGGCCGAGCCGTCATGCACGGTCACGGCGCCGGTCGCGAGGCCGGCCAGCGGCTCGAGCGAGTGCGAGACCACGACCATGGTCGCCCCGGCGGCCGTCCGCTCTCCGATCCAGCGCAGGACGTCGTCGGCGATCTGCCGGTCGAGCGAGTCGAGCGGCTCGTCCAGGAGGACATGATCGGGCCGTCCGACAAAGGCCGCGGCGAAGAGCGCCCGTTTCCGCTGCCCGGAGGACAGCTCCCGGACCGAACGTCCCGATTCGGCGGCCAGCCCGAAGCGGTCGAGGGCCTGGGCGCCCGCCCGCCGCGGCTCGCCCCGGAGGCGGCAGACCAGGCGGAGAACGTCGTCCAAAGTGGCATAGGGCGTGATGTCGGGGAATTCGGGCAGATAGGCCAGCCGCCGCCGCGCCTCCACCTCCCGCTCCCAGAGATCGAACCTGTCCACCAGGATGCGGCCCCGGTCCGGGCGCTCCACGCCGGCCGCCAGCTTGAGCAGCGTGCTCTTGCCGCAGCCGTTCGGACCGACGAGAAGGGTCAGGCCCGGGCCCAGCGCGAGCGAGGATTCGCGGACGACGGGACGTCCCGGCTCGTAGCCGAAGGTGACGCCTTCGAAGACCATCATGATGCGCTCCAGGAAAGGGGATCGCCGGCGCCCGAGTGATGGCGCTCGACCCAGAGGGTCGGCTTGAAGCGCCGTTCTGCGTTACGGGCCAGGACGAAAGCGACGGGCGACGCGGCGGCCAGCGCGAACGACGCCGGCGGCAGGAGGGCGATGACCAGCGCCAGGATGGCGCCCTCGACCGCGACCTGTCCGAACGCTCCGAAGGGACGGTCGGCCGCCTGGCGCATGGCCGCGGCGCCGCGGATCGCGAGCCAGGCCAGCGGGCCGGCCAGGTAGACCGCTTCCCGGGCCGGGCGCCCGAGCAGGGCCAGGCCTCCGGCCAAGGGCAGGGCCAGCATCGCGAGGAGGAGGGCGTCGTCCCGGACCCGGGCGGCCGCCGACCGGGGCAGCGAATGCAGCCAGGGCCAGGCGGGCCGGCGCGAGGCCAGAACGTCCGCGACGACGGCGATGAACACGACCAGGGCCAGCGCCAGGCCGATGAGCGAAACGGCGAAGGCGGGACGCGCCGCGAGGTCGTTGTTCCTCAGGAAGAGCCAGGCGGCGCCGAGGGCGGCCGCGGCGGGGATGTAGGCGATCAGGATCGGCCCGCGGACGGCCCGCAGGGCCAGGGCAGGAAAGAACCCCCGGGCCGGCAGGCTTCGCCGGGGCCCGCGCCGGTT includes the following:
- a CDS encoding PDZ domain-containing protein translates to MRRLMLVLAAVVILSAGAAPAADETPVLAKAPTLSRTAVVFEYGGYLWSVPREGGPARQLTTGGHEGFPFFSPDGRWIAFSGTYDGNAEVYVMPAAGGVPRRLTWHPDMDIVDGWTPDGKSVLFKSPREAYADLDRLYTVPIEGGPAAALPMWRGEDACFSPDGTRIAYVPNTVWQTSWKRYHGGQTTPIYIVRLSDLALEKLPRENSNDSRPAWYGDKVYFLSDRNGPKTLFAYDTKTKAVTQVLENAGLDLKSVSAGPDALVYEQFGGIFVFDPASGSSRRVRIEIAGDLPATRAHYDKVTGRIQNADISPSGARAVFEARGEILSVPAEKGDFRNLTRTTAVAERDPAWSPDGKSIAFFSDESGEYALHIVDQSGLGPARRIGLGEPPSYFYKPIWSPDGRKIACTDKRLNLWYVDVDKGTPVKVATDRFDDPSSAMNPAWSPDSQWLTYTKELENHFHAVFVYALASGKEWRITDGISDVRYPAFDKGGKYLVFAVSTDVGLSVGWLDLSSYQHPMLRSVYAAVLKKGDPSPVPPESDEEKVEPAKKEDEGPAKGAGADKGQAAKGKEAPAEGPAKVAIDFDGLGQRIVALPIPAANYVGLSAGKAGTLFLAEIPDVPRFDAPGTASISKFDLTTRKTEPFVAGVGTFVVSANGEKALYSQGPVWAITGTGGPAKPGEGALKLDQAEVYVDPRAEWAQMYHEVWRIERDFLYDPNLHGLDLKAAEAGYAPYLQAVGGREDLNYLFDEMLGEITVGHMFIGGGDSPQPRRVAGGLLGADYRVENGRFRFARVYNGENWNPDLRAPLTQPGVDVKAGEYLIEANGRDVRPQIEVYGYFENTAGKQITIKVGPSPDGKDARSLTVVPVASEFALRNRAWEEDNRRKVDELSGGKLAYVHVPDTAAGGYVNFNRFYFAQVDKQGAIIDERYNHGGQIADYIVDMLKRPLRNAAVTREGEKLTSPAAQIYGPKTMIINEMSGSGGDALPWMFRQDRIGPLVGMRTWGGLVGIWNYPPLMDGGSVTAPRGAIYGLNGDWEVENRGIAPDIEVENDPASVAAGRDPQLEKAVAVTLEALAKNPVVIPGPPPYPNYHKKK
- a CDS encoding tetratricopeptide repeat protein, yielding MGIPRVVALVVCIVAAAACAGRPAPSAPGGAAGQPVFERALDQGVLFLARGEYGKAAAAFRTAVEARPDSAKARNYLGLCYFHDKDYALAREQFEKAIAADASFATAYNNLAGVCSIKNEFARAAELYKKALAISPDMVSANYNLGVLLCNIGRAKEGFGYISRGIALDPDYLEKNAEMTAAFSSRSGDMKEAYFAYARAYAAAGDIGKTVEYLNKARDAGFTDWSRILRDQEFVKVLGDPRIKSFVRGPGL
- a CDS encoding NYN domain-containing protein — encoded protein: MPAGRLLLVDGYNIIHRLPDLEAGLDGGLQNARNQLALRVSGWSRKHPGVECVIVFDGAFEHSGGRGERIAGIRCVYSLTAHGGDAEIVRLVREFKGRKADVTVVSDDNYVGNNCRAHGAAVRPSGFLAVTKARPAAPAGGGEGAKSPAEAKGLGRKAAAEIDAELKKRFGL
- a CDS encoding AarF/ABC1/UbiB kinase family protein; protein product: MGGFSFAGEETFVRLKDIGLVLSKYGLREVAEKLRLPKRLFAKRGRSPLSLGQKVRAILEELGPTYVKLGQALSCHPDILPRDIIQELEKLQERAETFPSAQAEKIIARTLKKPVKAAFPEFDPVPFAAASLSQVHHARLASGERVAVKVQRPGLEKAIRGDLDLMRLLARLLDKHFPELRRYDLPGLVAEFERSIEKEIDFRLEADNYERFRKNFAGDPGVYFPRVYREHSGRDVLTLEYIHGAGIDSLLRSDTAHDRRRVAERGVRAVFKQIFEDGFFHADPHKGNLIIMKDDVVCFIDVGMVGVLDPEARGLLDRVLIAVAYRDVPDLVSVLRDGDMVPEDADLRAFKEDLDDLFDRYYGADLDHIDLAAGLTTFIGLIQKHRVRMPSDFILLVRCLIILEGVGRQLEPGFNPARSLMPYARQALEKEFKPTEVVKDIGEFFRKNFWMMKSFPGDLMRFLYRIVNGKAELKVDHRGLEEINLGIKKASSRLAAGVLVAGVLVASALVVRSNLPPLVRGFSLLGLLGYAASLVFAVVSFVRIFRDIR
- a CDS encoding ABC transporter ATP-binding protein, with protein sequence MMVFEGVTFGYEPGRPVVRESSLALGPGLTLLVGPNGCGKSTLLKLAAGVERPDRGRILVDRFDLWEREVEARRRLAYLPEFPDITPYATLDDVLRLVCRLRGEPRRAGAQALDRFGLAAESGRSVRELSSGQRKRALFAAAFVGRPDHVLLDEPLDSLDRQIADDVLRWIGERTAAGATMVVVSHSLEPLAGLATGAVTVHDGSAELHADIPADAASRLRFLDALARGRTGGAA